One part of the Drosophila teissieri strain GT53w chromosome 3R, Prin_Dtei_1.1, whole genome shotgun sequence genome encodes these proteins:
- the LOC122622580 gene encoding mucin-5AC, producing MIQEPARVQAAPKLEATNREDNAAYQIPAAGATNSWPNCSCSQRRTRPTEPMKDSPTSTITTIPIVIDSKPNPRILLIRVPTSSSNSNSNSPSSNNTRSVTEHRTPRTRIIRIPFLPGSVPTRPPANQASPSPSTLVNPIGSARRCRISTYPTTGTPTSRSQPETVAGLPTTAMVNQTVPVSSSAPQTQTLAAMAGIQLTGADEPPSRRDMSGAMPTATVEEIDVPVFIDEYLQDIEATSSTCSSENGKEIFTETDILDFDINMFAEEDLIELEGKKTDPFSPAMDTMNNDNLENDFLLMDDLPNEEETFDMSSMLNSGIDINQEQDLDFINIFQNSQPTAMLTGSEDPYLANYSQATSTSSTTKYITEEPLIADMASFESSSVFGCSQESLGFGLVEDVKPSGSFASSGGDVAVAIPTPIQHITNLKRSAPAPVVDAQPNKRRRPVLKISTEITPVFSPTTPEIINQLLNDDMFEAPTSTSTNNTSITGIIITHADIVEDLRSAEEETTTDFSPPNTPHSNYSASSSCAAPTCQTGFGGFLTAPASPAYSVASTSVFSPSPAGGISGKRKRGRPAKDHADGPDPVLMSGMSSEEKKAYEDRIKNNEASRVSRRKTKKREEEEKSAEDQLVAENLRLRALADEVASQERKFKLYLMERQRKNSTFVKQEQH from the exons ATGATCCAGGAGCCAGCACGAGTACAGGCGGCACCCAAACTCGAGGCGACAAACCGGGAGGACAACGCAGCATACCAGATTCCAGCGGCTGGCGCGACAAACTCGTGGCCCAACTGCTCCTGCTCTCAGAGGAGAACGAGGCCAACGGAGCCTATGAAGGATTCGCCTACTTCAACGATCACCACAATACCGATCGTGATAGACAGCAAGCCCAATCCCAGAATCCTGCTGATAAGAGTGcccacaagcagcagcaacagcaacagcaacagcccaagcagcaacaacactcGCAGCGTGACAGAGCACAGAACGCCTCGAACTCGCATCATCAGAATACCCTTTTTACCAGGGTCGGTACCAACGCGTCCGCCAGCCAACCAGGCCTCGCCTTCACCGAGTACTTTAGTAAATCCGATAGGTTCGGCGAGGAGGTGCCGTATCTCAACGTACCCCACAACTGGGACGCCAACATCCCGATCGCAACCAGAAACGGTGGCAGGTTTACCGACTACGGCAATGGTGAACCAAACGGTCCCGGTTTCGTCGAGCGCGCCTCAGACACAGACCCTGGCAGCCATGGCTGGTATCCAGCTGACAGGTGCGGACGAGCCGCCATCCCGCCGGGATATGAGTGGAGCAATGCCTACTGCCACAGTTGAAGAGATAGACGTTCCGGTGTTCATTGATG AATACCTGCAAGACATAGAAGCAACGTCATCGACGTGCAGCAGCGAAAACGGAAAGGAGATTTTTACTGAGACGGATATTCTTGACTTTGATATAAACATGTTTGCCGAGGAGGATCTGATTGAGCTTGAGGGCAAGAAGACGGATCCCTTCAGTCCGGCGATGGACACGATGAACAACGACAACCTTGAGAACGACTTTCTACTTATGGATGACCTGCCGAACGAGGAGGAGACTTTCGACATGTCATCGATGCTCAATAGCGGCATCGACATCAACCAGGAGCAAGACCTGGACTTCATCAACATATTCCAAAACTCGCAGCCGACGGCCATGCTCACCGGTTCAGAGGACCCCTACCTGGCCAACTACTCGCAGGCCACATCTACATCCAGCACCACTAAATACATCACGGAGGAGCCCCTGATCGCCGACATGGCCAGCTTCGAAAGCAGCAGTGTCTTTGGCTGCAGCCAAGAGTCGCTCGGCTTCGGCCTTGTGGAGGACGTCAAGCCCAGCGGCAGCTTTGCCAGCAGTGGCGGCGACGTCGCCGTGGCCATCCCAACCCCCATCCAACACATTACCAACCTCAAGCGATCTGCTCCGGCCCCCGTGGTCGACGCGCAGCCCAACAAGCGCAGACGACCGGTGCTCAAGATCAGCACTGAGATAACGCCCGTATTTAGCCCGACCACGCCAGAGATTATCAACCAGCTCCTGAATGATGACATG TTCGAGGCTCCCACAAGtaccagcaccaacaacaccTCCATCACAGGCATCATCATCACCCATGCAGACATCGTAGAGGATCTACGCAGTGCCGAAGAGGAGACTACCACCGACTTCTCGCCGCCGAACACACCACACAGTAACTACTCAGCCAGCTCCAGCTGTGCGGCGCCCACCTGCCAGACCGGATTTGGTGGATTCCTCACTGCTCCCGCCTCGCCCGCCTATTCAGTAGCCAGTACCTCCGTGTTCAGCCCTTCGCCAGCCGGCGGAATCAGCGGCAAGAGGAAGCGCGGTCGTCCTGCCAAGGACCATGCCGACGGTCCCGATCCCGTGCTCATGTCCGGCATGAGCAGCGAGGAGAAGAAGGCCTACGAGGACAGAATCAAGAACA
- the LOC122622581 gene encoding uncharacterized protein LOC122622581, with translation MFVLPAVGATITATATAGSRKSGYSNIASRKNVMQHSPVVVFMCVQHSQQQVPMLNNFMCMRMRGWHNIKYYCNNLINIETSTIGTGTGGTTGTTGTKILRRSKLLRKKRDFNRRRFIRRTFC, from the coding sequence ATGTTCGTTCTGCCTGCGGTTGgtgcaacaataacagcaacagcaacagcagggtCGAGGAAAAGCGGATACTCCAACATCGCGTCGCGCAAGAACGTCATGCAACATTCGCCTGTCGTTGTCTTCATGTGTGTGCAACATTCGCAGCAGCAGGTTCCCATGCTCAACAACTTTATGTGTATGCGTATGCGCGGCTGGCATAACATCAAGTACTACTGCAACAATTTGATCAATATCGAGACCTCCACGATCGGCACCGGTACTGGTGGCACTACGGGCACGACAGGCACTAAGATCCTAAGGCGCTCCAAGTTGCTACGAAAGAAACGGGACTTTAACCGCCGTCGCTTTATCCGCCGCACTTTCTGCTGA
- the LOC122620500 gene encoding N-sulphoglucosamine sulphohydrolase produces the protein MRFLRWIVPLLLIAGCSAGPQNVLLLLADDAGFESGAYLNKFCQTPNLDALAKRGLLFNNAFTSVSSCSPSRSQLLTGQAGHSSGMYGLHQGVHNFNVLPETGSLPNLIRDQSGGRILSGIIGKKHVGAASNFRFDFEQTEEQHSINQIGRNITRMKEYARQFLKQAKDEKKPFFLTVGFHDPHRCGHITPQFGEFCERWGSGEDGMGSIPDWKPIYYDWRNLEVPAWLPDTDVVRQELAAQYMTISRLDQGVGLMLMELEAAGVADQTLVIYTSDNGPPFPGGRTNLYEHGIRSPLIISSPKKEDRHHETTAAMVSLLDIYPSVLDALQIPRPNDTTIVGRSILPVLREEPPIKESDAVFGSHSYHEVTMAYPMRMVRNRRYKLIHNINYWADFPIDQDFYTSPTFQQILNATLNKQTLPWYRSLLQYYQRPEWELYDVKTDPLERFNLAEKAKYNGTLKQLRQQLFDWQVATKDPWRCAPHAVLQEQGVFKDQPACLTLGHEALQRSKRRVLGQYEEYVVLT, from the coding sequence ATGCGATTCCTCCGGTGGATTGTTCCACTTTTGCTGATCGCAGGTTGCTCCGCTGGCCCGCAGAatgtcctgctgctcctggctgaTGACGCCGGCTTCGAATCAGGCGCCTATCTGAACAAATTCTGCCAAACTCCCAATCTGGACGCCTTGGCAAAACGCGGACTGCTCTTCAACAACGCCTTCACTTCGGTGAGCAGTTGTAGTCCCAGTCGCTCGCAGTTGCTCACCGGCCAGGCTGGTCACTCTAGCGGAATGTATGGACTCCATCAGGGCGTTCACAACTTCAACGTTCTTCCGGAGACAGGGTCACTTCCGAACTTAATCCGTGACCAAAGTGGCGGACGGATCTTAAGCGGCATCATTGGCAAGAAACATGTTGGAGCAGCCTCCAATTTCCGTTTTGATTTCGAGCAAACAGAGGAGCAGCATTCAATCAACCAGATTGGCAGAAACATCACTCGGATGAAGGAGTACGCCAGACAGTTCCTGAAACAGGCCAAGGACGAGAAGAAACCCTTCTTCCTGACGGTGGGCTTTCATGATCCCCATCGTTGTGGCCACATCACCCCGCAGTTTGGAGAATTCTGTGAGCGTTGGGGTAGCGGTGAGGATGGTATGGGCAGCATTCCCGACTGGAAGCCCATCTACTACGATTGGCGTAACCTGGAGGTGCCCGCCTGGCTGCCCGACACGGACGTAGTGCGTCAGGAACTGGCTGCTCAGTACATGACCATCTCCAGGTTGGATCAGGGAGTGGGTCTGATGCTGATGGAGCTGGAAGCAGCTGGTGTGGCAGATCAGACACTCGTGATCTACACCTCCGACAATGGACCACCATTTCCCGGAGGCAGAACCAATCTCTACGAGCATGGCATTCGGTCGCCCTTGATCATAAGCTCTCCAAAGAAGGAGGATCGCCATCATGAAACCACTGCTGCCATGGTTAGTCTTTTGGATATATACCCTAGTGTACTCGATGCTCTTCAGATTCCCCGACCGAACGACACCACGATCGTTGGGAGGTCGATACTCCCTGTTCTGCGGGAAGAACCTCCGATCAAGGAGAGCGACGCGGTGTTTGGTAGTCACAGTTACCACGAGGTGACCATGGCCTATCCCATGAGAATGGTGCGGAACAGGCGCTATAAGCTTATCCATAACATCAACTACTGGGCAGACTTCCCCATCGACCAGGACTTTTATACCTCCCCAACCTTCCAGCAAATACTGAATGCCACGCTCAACAAGCAAACTCTGCCGTGGTATCGATCCTTGTTGCAGTACTACCAGAGACCTGAATGGGAGCTGTACGACGTGAAGACGGATCCCTTGGAGCGCTTCAATCTGGCCGAGAAGGCCAAGTACAATGGCACCCTCAAGCAGCTTCGTCAGCAGCTCTTCGACTGGCAGGTGGCCACCAAGGATCCCTGGCGATGTGCTCCGCACGCAGTCCTCCAGGAGCAGGGCGTCTTCAAGGACCAGCCTGCCTGTCTGACCTTGGGCCACGAGGCGCTGCAGAGGTCCAAGCGAAGGGTCCTCGGCCAGTACGAGGAGTATGTGGTCCTGACATAG
- the LOC122622403 gene encoding endophilin-A — MAFAGLKKQINKANQYMTEKMGGAEGTKLDMDFMEMERKTDVTVELVEELQLKTKEFLQPNPTARAKMAAVKGISKLSGQAKSNTYPQPEGLLAECMLTYGKKLGEDNSVFAQALVEFGEALKQMADVKYSLDDNIKQNFLEPLHHMQTKDLKEVMHHRKKLQGRRLDFDCKRRRQAKDDEIRGAEDKFGESLQLAQVGMFNLLENDTEHVSQLVTFAEALYDFHSQCADVLRGLQETLQEKRSEAESRPRNEFVPKTLLDLNLDGGGGGLNEDGTPSHISSSASPLPSPMRSPAKSMAVTPQRQQQPCCQALYDFEPENPGELAFKENDIITLLNRVDDNWYEGAVNGRTGYFPQSYVQVQVPLPNGN, encoded by the coding sequence atgGCTTTCGCCGGACTTAAAAAGCAGATCAACAAGGCCAACCAGTACATGACGGAGAAGATGGGCGGCGCCGAGGGCACCAAACTGGACATGGACTTCATGGAGATGGAGCGCAAGACGGACGTCACCgtggagctggtggaggagctgcagctgaagaCGAAGGAGTTCCTGCAGCCGAATCCCACGGCACGGGCCAAAATGGCAGCGGTCAAGGGCATCTCGAAGCTGTCCGGACAGGCCAAGTCCAATACGTATCCGCAACCGGAGGGCCTGCTCGCGGAATGCATGCTGACTTATGGGAAGAAGCTCGGCGAGGACAACAGCGTGTTCGCGCAGGCGCTCGTCGAATTCGGCGAAGCGCTGAAACAGATGGCCGACGTCAAGTATTCGCTGGACGACAACATCAAGCAGAACTTTTTGGAGCCACTGCATCATATGCAGACCAAAGACCTCAAGGAGGTAATGCATCATCGCAAGAAGCTGCAGGGCCGGCGGCTTGACTTCGACTGCAAGCGTCGCCGGCAGGCCAAGGACGATGAGATTCGTGGTGCCGAGGACAAGTTCGGTGAATCACTTCAGCTGGCCCAGGTGGGCATGTTCAATCTGCTCGAGAACGATACGGAGCACGTCTCCCAGCTGGTCACCTTTGCCGAGGCACTATACGATTTTCATTCGCAGTGTGCGGATGTCCTTCGAGGCCTGCAGGAGACACTGCAGGAGAAGCGCTCCGAGGCGGAGAGCCGGCCACGCAACGAGTTCGTGCCCAAGACGCTGCTCGATCTGAACTTGgacggcggtggcggcggcctCAACGAAGATGGCACGCCGTCTCACATTAGTTCGAGCGCCTCGCCGTTGCCCTCGCCGATGCGCTCGCCCGCCAAGTCGATGGCCGTAACGccgcagcgccagcagcagcccTGCTGCCAGGCCCTCTACGACTTCGAACCGGAGAATCCCGGCGAACTGGCCTTCAAGGAGAACGACATCATCACCCTGTTGAATCGTGTGGACGACAACTGGTACGAGGGCGCGGTGAATGGCCGCACTGGCTACTTCCCACAGTCCTACGTTCAGGTGCAGGTGCCCCTGCCCAATGGCAACTAG
- the LOC122622405 gene encoding uncharacterized protein LOC122622405 — MKFAIVLLAASIACISAQGPGAPAGNPLAGNPFAAANPYAAAFNPFLNGIFGGAGTGAAAGVAAPVAPSAPFGGASISSFFQSIVLQREAERLLAQPDFPTDLAERVQDVVATSQESIDGCNNATLPWLQIRCVKPLLTAAKNQLKVIDDEWQARLAATASPAGAAPA, encoded by the exons atgaaattcgCAATTGTTCTACTGGCGGCCAGCATTGCCTGCATCAGCGCACAG GGCCCTGGAGCTCCTGCTGGTAATCCCCTTGCCGGAAATCCCTTTGCCGCTGCCAATCCGTATGCGGCTGCCTTTAATCCCTTCCTAAATGGAATTTTCGGCGGAGCGGGCACTGGAGCTGCCGCCGGAGTAGCCGCTCCCGTGGCTCCATCTGCCCCTTTTGGAGGCGCCTCGATTTCCTCCTTCTTCCAGTCGATAGTCCTGCAACGTGAAGCCGAGCGCCTTCTGGCCCAGCCCGATTTCCCCACCGACCTGGCGGAGCGCGTCCAGGATGTGGTGGCCACCTCGCAGGAGTCGATCGATGGTTGCAACAACGCCACCTTGCCCTGGCTGCAGATCCGCTGTGTCAAGCCCCTGCTGACCGCTGCCAAGAACCAGCTGAAGGTTATCGATGACGAGTGGCAGGCACGCTTGGCAGCCACCGCCAGTCCCGCAGGAGCAGCTCCTGCCTAG
- the LOC122622407 gene encoding uncharacterized protein LOC122622407 — translation MSSAVLLTFCVLVVLTGQSVGQNVAVQQSIDWANEQFKVAQVVAQGKLPNVAEAQNDAKDQLDTLKLALSHCEAELKSTQSVDLHKTCVKAVFAGFYTALDRLAAEHWPIYGATSGASRIGFFC, via the exons ATGTCGAGTGCAGTGTTGCTAACTTTCTGCGTCTTGGTTGTTTTG ACCGGACAATCGGTTGGCCAAAATGTGGCCGTGCAACAGTCGATTGATTGGGCCAATGAACAGTTCAAAGTCGCTCAAGTTGTAGCCCAAGGAAAGCTACCCAATGTTGCTGAGGCCCAGAACGATGCCAAGGACCAACTGGACACTTTGAAACTGGCTTTATCCCATTGCGAGGCTGAGCTTAAATCCACCCAAAGCGTTGATCTTCACAAGACCTGTGTTAAGGCCGTGTTTGCTGGCTTTTATACTGCTTTGGATCGCTTGGCCGCGGAGCACTGGCCCATCTATGGAGCCACCTCAGGAGCCTCTCGAATTGGCTTCTTCTGCTAA
- the LOC122622406 gene encoding uncharacterized protein LOC122622406: MGWLSTSFGIILLTLLFAIWIAAHPRWDKMAKVVASEMDYTDQHRIQKAAQAAKYVDTQIHDFYDRKLENQKKVAAREILDSAYTETSKCIRRYYGDEHQLQFNDCIQHVFQLHIDRLKSLLQITTERQSSGASRLSIWH, from the coding sequence ATGGGTTGGCTGTCGACCAGTTTTGGTATTATTTTGCTTacacttttgtttgccatatGGATAGCAGCACATCCGCGATGGGATAAAATGGCCAAAGTTGTGGCCTCCGAGATGGACTACACCGACCAGCACCGAATCCAGAAGGCCGCGCAGGCAGCCAAATACGTGGATACGCAGATCCACGACTTCTATGACCGCAAGCTGGAGAACCAGAAGAAGGTGGCAGCCCGTGAGATATTGGACAGTGCCTACACTGAAACGAGCAAATGCATCCGGAGATATTACGGTGATGAGCACCAACTGCAGTTCAACGACTGCATCCAGCATGTCTTCCAGCTGCACATAGACAGGCTAAAGTCCCTCCTTCAAATTACCACTGAGCGACAGTCCAGCGGAGCAAGCAGACTTAGCATCTGGCACTGA